From one uncultured Erythrobacter sp. genomic stretch:
- a CDS encoding phosphatidylserine/phosphatidylglycerophosphate/cardiolipin synthase family protein, giving the protein MATAPAPAADSSQSGAQAPDYCDLDPFTLTAAGHEFTFYPHGQDRLKALVELIDGAQENLKLFYYLFDSDISGTMVRDALVAAAQRGVTVDLIVDDFGNDAGAEFFAPLEEAGGSFAIFSPKWGKRYLVRNHQKFVIADGARVMTGGANVSDHYFAIPADNGWCDLSVLIEGAVVEQFLRWFDLLQKWVANEAKGRTSQLRRLRDIVKDWDGGAEGTDGTVRLLVGGPLVRRGHWAWCLRQDLVKAKRLDTVSAYFSPPRSYRRQMAQVARRGEVRMIMAGKSDISAAVDMARLLYGKLLRAGAKIAEFQPCKLHMKLMVVDDASYVGSANLDKRSFRINVELMVRIEDAGLAAKLRELIDHMEASSVPMTRERYERESTFINRMRWRFAYWMSLADYRISKVGAS; this is encoded by the coding sequence ATGGCCACCGCTCCCGCTCCCGCCGCCGATTCTTCCCAATCCGGCGCGCAAGCGCCCGACTATTGCGATCTGGACCCGTTCACCCTCACCGCCGCCGGGCATGAATTCACCTTCTACCCCCACGGGCAGGACCGCCTGAAGGCGCTGGTGGAGTTGATCGATGGTGCGCAGGAAAACCTCAAACTGTTCTACTACCTGTTCGACAGTGACATCTCCGGCACGATGGTGCGCGACGCGCTGGTCGCTGCGGCGCAGCGCGGGGTGACGGTCGATCTGATCGTGGATGATTTCGGCAATGACGCGGGGGCCGAGTTCTTCGCCCCGCTGGAGGAGGCCGGCGGCAGTTTCGCGATCTTCTCGCCGAAGTGGGGCAAGCGCTATCTGGTGCGTAACCATCAGAAGTTCGTGATCGCCGATGGCGCGCGGGTGATGACGGGCGGTGCCAATGTCTCCGACCATTATTTCGCGATTCCCGCCGATAATGGCTGGTGCGATCTGTCGGTGCTGATTGAGGGCGCGGTGGTGGAACAGTTCCTGCGCTGGTTCGACCTGTTGCAGAAATGGGTCGCGAACGAGGCCAAGGGGCGCACCAGCCAGCTGCGCCGCTTGCGCGATATCGTCAAGGACTGGGACGGCGGCGCCGAGGGGACGGACGGGACGGTGCGGCTGCTGGTCGGCGGGCCGCTGGTGCGGCGCGGGCACTGGGCATGGTGCTTGCGGCAGGATCTGGTGAAGGCCAAGCGGCTCGATACAGTCTCGGCCTATTTCTCCCCGCCGCGCAGCTATCGCCGCCAGATGGCGCAGGTCGCACGGCGCGGTGAGGTGCGGATGATCATGGCGGGCAAGTCCGACATCTCGGCCGCGGTCGATATGGCGCGGCTGCTTTATGGTAAGCTGCTGCGCGCCGGTGCCAAGATTGCCGAGTTTCAGCCGTGCAAGCTGCACATGAAGCTGATGGTGGTGGATGATGCGAGCTATGTCGGCAGCGCCAATCTCGATAAGCGGTCGTTCCGCATCAATGTCGAGCTGATGGTGCGGATCGAGGATGCGGGGCTGGCCGCCAAGCTGCGCGAGCTGATCGACCACATGGAAGCCTCCAGCGTGCCGATGACGCGCGAACGGTATGAGCGGGAAAGCACCTTCATCAACCGGATGCGCTGGCGGTTCGCCTACTGGATGAGCCTAGCCGATTATCGCATCAGCAAAGTGGGCGCGAGCTAG
- a CDS encoding sulfatase-like hydrolase/transferase — protein MQQAILTRFRQAPMTPATRAALVNWLLVWVVLANLGFSLLYFAGGPPRVMSIIVFGGAGLLVRGHSWIVRCLTFIAALAYAVILYTGSLFNLSIFSLSRSVVFMSELNAFNSLEYVLVGAFLCGLVIAACLLLRRPARFSDPRALLVAAAAVAAVALFDLWMGVGARGHYSRLYAEDSAFSSAVTNSQIAPASGKLERHLLIVMVEALGVPMDNPEMSRLIFSRYRDPAVRSRFEVRTGTTTYYGSTTSGEIRELCGRWGDYDALVTQRDDNCLPAKLARGGAETTAYHSFDGQFFDRDKWYPNIGFDKQLFRNELAKGGAEACGGVFPGVCDRDVPRQLAAQLKAASKPQFVYWLTVNTHLPVPERNNLNTENCARVSPKLANEYPMICRQIAIWDAIDAAMVKEITAADFPPTDILLVGDHMPPYFDRKSRTQFAPDRVPWLLLKWRGE, from the coding sequence GTGCAGCAAGCCATTCTGACCCGTTTCCGCCAGGCTCCCATGACGCCTGCGACGCGGGCCGCGCTGGTGAACTGGCTGCTGGTCTGGGTGGTGCTGGCCAATCTCGGCTTCAGCCTGTTGTATTTCGCCGGCGGCCCCCCGCGCGTCATGTCGATCATCGTGTTCGGCGGGGCGGGGCTGCTGGTGCGAGGCCATTCGTGGATAGTGAGGTGCCTGACCTTCATCGCGGCCCTGGCTTATGCGGTGATCCTATACACCGGTTCGCTGTTTAATCTGTCGATCTTTTCGCTCAGCCGGTCGGTCGTGTTCATGAGCGAATTGAACGCATTCAATTCACTTGAATACGTGCTGGTTGGCGCCTTCCTGTGCGGCCTTGTTATCGCCGCATGCTTGCTCCTGCGCCGCCCCGCGCGTTTTTCCGACCCGCGCGCGCTTCTTGTAGCAGCGGCAGCGGTCGCGGCGGTCGCGCTGTTCGATCTCTGGATGGGGGTCGGCGCGCGCGGCCATTACAGCCGACTTTACGCTGAGGACTCGGCTTTTTCCTCGGCTGTGACCAATTCGCAGATCGCGCCGGCTTCGGGCAAACTGGAGCGGCACTTGCTGATCGTGATGGTCGAAGCGCTTGGCGTGCCGATGGATAATCCCGAGATGAGCCGGCTGATCTTCTCGCGCTACCGTGACCCTGCCGTCCGGTCGCGGTTCGAGGTGCGCACCGGGACCACCACCTATTACGGTTCGACCACCTCGGGCGAAATTCGCGAATTGTGTGGGCGCTGGGGTGATTACGATGCGCTGGTAACGCAGCGGGACGATAACTGCCTGCCCGCAAAGTTGGCGCGCGGCGGCGCCGAAACCACAGCCTACCACAGCTTTGATGGCCAATTCTTCGATCGCGACAAATGGTATCCCAACATCGGCTTCGACAAGCAGTTGTTCCGCAACGAACTCGCCAAAGGCGGCGCTGAAGCCTGCGGCGGCGTGTTCCCCGGCGTGTGCGACCGCGATGTGCCGCGACAGTTGGCCGCGCAGCTGAAGGCGGCGAGCAAGCCGCAGTTCGTCTACTGGCTGACGGTCAACACCCACCTGCCGGTGCCCGAGCGAAACAATCTCAACACTGAAAACTGCGCGCGGGTTTCGCCCAAGCTGGCGAACGAATATCCGATGATCTGCCGCCAGATCGCGATCTGGGATGCGATCGACGCGGCGATGGTCAAGGAGATCACTGCGGCCGATTTCCCGCCGACCGACATCCTGCTCGTGGGTGATCATATGCCGCCCTATTTCGACCGCAAGAGCCGCACCCAATTCGCGCCCGACCGCGTGCCGTGGCTGCTGCTCAAATGGCGCGGCGAGTGA
- the rpoZ gene encoding DNA-directed RNA polymerase subunit omega yields MARVTVEDCVDKVPNRFDLVLLAAQRAREISGGSELTIDRDRDKNPVVALREIAEETVGPRALHESLVTSLQKILPDDEDEADEIGSLSQSAEALRITASAPARTSSLGGDYDG; encoded by the coding sequence ATGGCACGCGTTACCGTTGAAGATTGCGTCGACAAGGTTCCCAACCGGTTCGACCTCGTCCTGCTTGCCGCGCAGCGCGCGCGCGAGATTTCGGGCGGTAGCGAGCTGACCATTGATCGTGACCGCGACAAGAACCCGGTCGTGGCCTTGCGCGAGATCGCCGAGGAAACCGTTGGTCCGCGCGCGCTGCATGAATCGCTCGTCACCAGCCTCCAGAAGATCCTGCCCGATGACGAGGACGAGGCCGATGAGATCGGTTCGCTCAGCCAGTCGGCCGAAGCATTGCGGATCACCGCCTCGGCTCCGGCGCGCACGTCATCGCTCGGCGGTGACTACGACGGGTAA
- a CDS encoding ParA family protein, with protein MASIAVYSVKGGVGKTTLAVNLAWCSASISRRKTLLWDLDAANGSGFLLGVDPKKKRSADSMFGEGGDPAKLIQPTAYPGLDLLPADESIRAIDRTLDRMGKKKRLAKLTAALGKDYDRIIFDCPPVLNELSAQIIRAADLIIVPLPPSPLSARAFEVVVEEVRGAGKGHPPILPVLAMLDLRRSLHKEARDANPNWPAIPLASAVEQCAVERKPVGAFAPRSPAARAIAQLWTAIERKLAEK; from the coding sequence ATGGCATCGATTGCGGTCTACAGCGTCAAGGGCGGGGTCGGGAAGACGACGCTGGCGGTCAATCTTGCGTGGTGCTCGGCAAGCATCTCGCGCCGCAAGACATTGCTGTGGGATCTGGACGCGGCCAATGGCTCGGGCTTTCTGCTCGGCGTCGACCCCAAGAAAAAACGCAGCGCAGACAGCATGTTCGGCGAAGGCGGCGATCCGGCCAAGCTGATCCAGCCGACCGCTTATCCCGGCCTCGACCTGCTGCCCGCTGACGAGAGTATCCGCGCGATTGACCGAACGCTTGACCGGATGGGCAAGAAGAAGCGGCTGGCCAAGCTGACAGCGGCGCTGGGTAAGGACTATGACCGGATTATCTTCGATTGTCCGCCCGTTCTCAACGAATTGAGCGCTCAGATCATCCGCGCTGCCGACCTCATCATCGTTCCCCTGCCGCCCTCCCCCCTGTCGGCCCGGGCGTTCGAAGTCGTGGTCGAGGAGGTGCGCGGGGCCGGCAAGGGACATCCGCCGATCCTGCCGGTGCTCGCCATGCTCGACTTGCGCCGGAGCTTGCATAAGGAGGCGCGCGACGCCAACCCGAACTGGCCCGCCATTCCGCTCGCCAGCGCGGTCGAACAATGCGCGGTGGAGCGCAAGCCGGTCGGCGCCTTCGCCCCGCGCTCTCCGGCGGCGCGGGCCATTGCGCAACTCTGGACCGCGATCGAACGCAAGCTGGCCGAGAAATAG